The Brachionichthys hirsutus isolate HB-005 chromosome 8, CSIRO-AGI_Bhir_v1, whole genome shotgun sequence genome contains a region encoding:
- the LOC137898121 gene encoding myosin heavy chain, fast skeletal muscle-like, which yields MSGDPEMECFGPAAIYLRKPERERIEAQNTPFDAKTAYFVTEPAEMYLKGKLIKKDGGKATVETLKGKSITVKDDEIFPMNPPKFDKLEDMAMMTHLSEPSVLYNLKERYAAWMIYTYSGLFCVTVNPYKWLPVYDSGVVAGYRGKKRIEAPPHIFSISDNAYQFMLQDRENQSILITGESGAGKTVNTKRVIQYFATIAVSGKKSEQVASKMQGSLEDQIIAANPLLEAYGNAKTVRNDNSSRFGKFIRIHFGTTGKLASADIETYLLEKSRVTFQLSAERSYHIFYQLTTGHKPELIEALLITTNPYDYPMISRGEITVKSINDVEEFIATDTAIDILGFTAEEKASMFKLTGAVMHHGNMKFKQKPREEQAEPDGNEVADKIAYLMGLNSADLLKAVCYPRVKVGNEYVTKGQTVPQVNNSVSALCKSVYEKMFLWMVVRINEMLDTKQPRSFFIGVLDIAGFEIFDFNSLEQLCINFTNEKLQQFFNHHMFVLEQEEYKKEGIEWEFIDFGMDLAACIELIEKPMGIFSILEEECMFPKATDMTFKNKMFDQHIGKSAPFQKPKPVKGKPEAHFSLVHYAGTVDYNVTGWLDKNKDPLNDSVVQLYQKSSVKLLGHLYISHASGDAEGGAKKGGKKKGGSFQTVSALFRENLAKLMTNLRSTHPHFVRCLIPNESKTPGLMENFLVIHQLRCNGVLEGIRICRKGFPSRILYGDFKQRYKVLNASVIPEGQFIDNKKASEKLLTSIDVDHTQYKFGHTKVFFKAGLLGVLEEMRDEKLAILITMTQALSRAFLMRREFVKMMERREAIYSLQYNIRSFMNVKTWPWMKLYFKIKPLLKSAETEKEMAQMKEDFAKTKEELAKALAKKKELEEKMVSLMQERNDLLLQVQSEGENLSDAEERCEGLIKAKIQFEAKVKETSERLEDEEEINAELTAKKRKLEDECSELKKDIDDLELTLAKVEKEKHATENKVKNLVEEMASQDETIAKLSKEKKALQEAHQQTLDDLQAEEDKVNTLTKAKTKLEQQVDDLEGSLEQEKKLRMDLERVKRKLEGDLKLAHETMMDLENDKQQSDEKLKKKDFETSQLLGRIEDEQVLCVQLQKKIKELQARIEELEEEIEAERAARAKVEKQRSDLSRELEEISERLEEAGGATSVQIEMNKKREAEFLKLRRDLEESTLQHEATAAALRKKQADSVAELGEQIDNLQRVKQKLEKEKSEYKMEIDDLTSNMESVAKSKTNLEKMCRTLEDQLSEIKSKNEENVRQLNDIGIQRARLQTENGEISRQLEEKEALISQLSRSKQAYTQQIEEFKRLIEEEVKAKNAMAHALQSSRHDCDLLREQFEEEQEAKSELQRAMSKANSEVAQWRAKYETDAIQRTEELEEAKKKLAQRLQDAEESIEAVNAKCASLEKTKQRLLGEVEDLMIDMERANALAATLDKKQRNFDKVLAEWKQKYEESQAELEGSLKEARSLSTEMFKLKNSYEEALDHLETLKRENKNLQQEISDLTEQIGESGKTIHELEKGKKMVEAEKCELQTSLEEAEAALEHEESKILRVQLELTQVKGEVDRKLAEKDEEMEQIKRNSQRVIETMQTTLDAEIRSRNDALRIKKKMEGDLNEMEIQLSHANRQAAEAQKQLRNVQGQLKDAQLHLDDAVRGQEEMREQVAMVERRNNLMLAEIEELRAALEQTERSRKIAEQELLDASERVGLLHSQNTSLINTKKKLEADLIQIQGEVEDSVQEARNAEEKAKKAITDAAMMAEELKKEQDTSSHLERMKKNLEVTVKDLQHRLDEAETLAMKGGKKQLQKLEARVRELESEVDAEQRRGADAIKGVRKYERKVKELTYQTEEDRKNITRLQDLVDKLQLKMKSYKRQAEEAEEQANSHLSRYRKVQHEMEEAEERADIAESQVNKLRAKSREIVKTKDM from the exons ATGAGTGGGGACCCTGAAATGGAGTGTTTTGGCCCGGCGGCCATTTACCTCCGGaagccagaaagagagagaattgaAGCTCAAAACACTCCGTTTGATGCTAAGACGGCGTACTTTGTGACTGAACCTGCAGAGATGTACCTCAAGGGGAAGCTTATTAAGAAAGATGGTGGCAAAGCCACTGTGGAGACGCTCAAAGGAAAG TCAATCACTGTAAAGGATGATGAAATCTTCCCCATGAATCCTCCAAAGTTTGACAAGCTTGAGGACATGGCCATGATGACCCACCTCAGTGAGCCCTCTGTGCTCTATAACCTCAAAGAGCGTTATGCTGCATGGATGATCTAC ACCTACTCGGGGCTGTTCTGTGTCACTGTGAACCCCTACAAGTGGCTCCCAGTGTACGACTCAGGGGTTGTAGCAGGATacagaggaaagaagaggatTGAGGCGCCACCGCACATCTTCTCTATCTCGGACAACGCCTATCAGTTCATGCTCCAAG ACAGAGAAAACCAGTCAATCCTGATTAC TGGAGAATCTGGTGCTGGAAAGACTGTCAACACTAAGCGCGTCATCCAGTACTTTGCAACAATTGCTGTTTCTGGAAAGAAATCAGAGCAGGTTGCTAGCAAGATGCAG GGGTCACTGGAAGATCAAATCATTGCAGCAAACCCGCTGTTGGAGGCTTACGGTAACGCCAAGACTGTGAGGAATGACAATTCCTCACGTTTT GGTAAATTCATCAGAATTCACTTTGGGACAACTGGAAAACTGGCTTCAGCAGATATTGAAACAT ATCTCCTGGAGAAGTCTCGAGTCACCTTCCAGCTGTCTGCTGAGAGGAGCTACCACATCTTCTATCAGCTGACAACGGGCCACAAACCTGAGCTGATAG AGGCTCTCCTGATCACCACAAATCCATATGATTATCCAATGATCAGTCGGGGGGAAATCACCGTGAAGAGTATCAATGACGTTGAAGAATTCATTGCCACTGAT ACTGCTATTGACATCCTGGGTTTCACTGCAGAAGAGAAGGCAAGCATGTTCAAGCTGACTGGAGCtgtgatgcatcatgggaacaTGAAGTTCAAGCAGAAGCCGCGGGAAGAGCAGGCTGAGCCCGATGGCAATGAGG TGGCGGATAAAATCGCCTATCTCATGGGTCTAAACTCTGCCGATTTGCTGAAAGCAGTATGCTACCCCAGAGTGAAGGTCGGGAATGAGTATGTGACTAAAGGTCAGACCGTCCCCCAG GTCAACAATTCTGTCAGTGCTCTCTGCAAGTCCGTCTATGAGAAAATGTTCTTGTGGATGGTGGTCAGAATTAATGAGATGCTGGATACCAAACAGCCCAGAAGTTTTTTCATCGGTGTCCTGGATATTGCGGGTTTTGAAATATTTGAT TTCAACAGCCTGGAGCAGCTGTGCATCAACTTCACTAATGAAAAACTGCAACAGTTTTTCAATCACCACATGTTTGTTCTGGAGCAAGAAGAGTACAAGAAAGAGGGGATTGAATGGGAGTTCATTGACTTCGGTATGGACTTGGCGGCCTGCATTGAACTGATTGAGAAG CCAATGGGCATCTTCTCCATCCTTGAAGAGGAGTGCATGTTCCCCAAGGCTACAGACATgaccttcaaaaacaaaatgtttgaccAGCATATTGGCAAAAGTGCTCCGTTCCAGAAACCCAAACCTGTCAAAGGCAAACCTGAGGCTCACTTCTCTCTGGTGCACTATGCCGGCACCGTCGATTACAACGTTACTGGCTGGCTGGATAAGAACAAGGACCCCCTGAACGATTCTGTGGTGCAGCTCTACCAGAAATCTTCAGTGAAACTGCTGGGTCACCTCTATATATCTCATGCTTCAGGAGATG ctGAGGGCGGTGCGAAAAAAGGTGGCAAGAAAAAGGGTGGGTCTTTCCAGACCGTGTCCGCTCTGTTCAGG GAGAATTTAGCCAAGTTGATGACCAATTTAAGGAGCACCCATCCTCATTTTGTACGTTGCTTGATTCCAAACGAATCAAAGACCCCTG GCCTCATGGAGAACTTCCTGGTCATCCATCAGCTGAGGTGTAACGGTGTGCTGGAAGGAATCAGGATCTGCAGGAAAGGCTTCCCCAGCAGAATCCTCTATGGTGACTTCAAGCAGAG ATACAAAGTATTGAATGCCAGTGTCATTCCTGAGGGACAGTTCATCGACAACAAAAAGGCATCAGAGAAACTCTTGACCTCCATTGATGTTGACCATACTCAGTACAAATTTGGACATACAAAG GTGTTCTTCAAAGCCGGTCTGCTGGGAGTCCTGGAAGAGATGAGAGATGAGAAACTTGCTATCCTGATCACAATGACTCAGGCTCTCTCTAGAGCCTTCCTCATGAGGAGAGAGTTTGTCAAGATGATGGAGCGCAG GGAGGCAATCTATTCTCTTCAATACAACATTCGTTCATTCATGAATGTCAAAACCTGGCCATGGATGAAGCTGTACTTTAAGATTAAGCCTCTGCTGAAGAgtgcagagactgaaaaagagATGGCACAAATGAAGGAGGACTTTGCCAAGACCAAAGAGGAGCTAGCAAAGGCTCTGGCTAAGAAGAAAGAACTGGAGGAGAAGATGGTTTCTCTGATGCAGGAGAGGAATGACTTGCTGCTGCAAGTGCAGTCT GAAGGTGAAAACCTGAGTGATGCAGAGGAAAGGTGTGAGGGGCTCATTAAAGCAAAAATTCAGTTTGAGGCCAAAGTCAAGGAGACGAGCGAGAGattggaggacgaggaggaaatAAATGCTGAGCTGACTgcaaagaagaggaagctggaggacgAGTGCTCTGAGCTAAAGAAGGACATCGATGACTTGGAGCTCACCCTGGCAAAAGTGGAAAAAGAGAAGCATGCCACTGAAAACAAG GTTAAAAacctggtggaggagatggCATCTCAAGATGAGACCATTGCCAAGCTGTCCAAAGAGAAGAAAGCCCTCCAAGAGGCTCATCAGCAGACCCTTGATGATCTGCAGGCCGAGGAAGACAAAGTCAACACTCTGACAAAGGCCAAAACCAAACTGGAGCAGCAAGTGGACGAT CTTGAAGGTTCCCTGGAGCAAGAAAAGAAGCTTCGTATGGACCTTGAGCGAGTTAAAAGAAAGCTTGAAGGGGATCTTAAATTGGCCCATGAAACCATGATGGATCTGGAGAATGACAAGCAGCAGTCTGATGAAAAATTAAAGAA GAAGGACTTTGAAACTAGCCAGCTTCTTGGAAGGATTGAGGATGAGCAAGTACTTTGTGTTCAGCTTCAGAAAAAGATTAAAGAACTTCAG GCTCGTATTGAGGAACTTGAGGAGGAGATCGAGGCTGAGCGAGCTGCTCGGGCCAAGGTGGAGAAGCAGAGGTCCGATTTGTCCAGGGAACTTGAGGAGATCAGCGAGAGGCTCGAAGAAGCTGGTGGAGCAACATCTGTTCAGATTGAAATGAACAAGAAGCGTGAGGCCGAGTTCCTGAAGCTGCGTCGTGATCTCGAAGAGTCCACCCTGCAGCACGAGGCGACCGCTGCAGCACTCCGCAAGAAGCAAGCCGACAGCGTGGCAGAGCTGGGAGAACAGATTGATAACCTCCAGAGAGTCAAGCAGaagctggagaaagagaaaagcgaGTACAAGATGGAGATTGATGACCTCACAAGCAATATGGAGTCTGTTGCTAAATCAAAG ACCAATCTGGAGAAAATGTGTCGTACTCTTGAAGATCAACTAAGTGAGATAAAGTCCAAAAACGAAGAAAATGTGCGACAACTGAATGACATCGGGATACAAAGGGCAAGACTGCAAACAGAGAATG GTGAAATCAGTCGGCAACTTGAGGAGAAAGAAGCTCTGATCTCTCAGCTGTCAAGAAGCAAGCAGGCTTATACCCAGCAGATCGAGGAGTTCAAAAGGCTCATTGAAGAGGAAGTGAAA GCCAAGAACGCCATGGCTCATGCTCTTCAGTCGTCTCGTCATGACTGCGATCTGCTCAGAGAGCAgtttgaggaggagcaggaggccaaATCGGAGCTGCAGCGTGCAATGTCCAAGGCCAACAGCGAGGTCGCTCAGTGGCGAGCCAAATACGAGACCGATGCTATCCAGCGCactgaggagctggaggaggccaa GAAAAAGCTCGCTCAGCGTCTTCAGGATGCAGAGGAGTCCATCGAGGCTGTGAATGCTAAATGCGCCTCTCTGGAAAAGACCAAACAGAGACTCCTGGGTGAGGTGGAAGATTTGATGATCGACATGGAGAGAGCCAATGCTCTGGCGGCTACCCTCGACAAGAAGCAAAGGAACTTTGACAAG GTTCTTGCAGAGTGGAAACAAAAGTATGAGGAGAGCCAGGCAGAGCTAGAGGGATCTCTAAAAGAAGCTCGCTCTCTCAGCACTGAGATGTTCAAACTGAAGAATTCATACGAGGAAGCTCTGGACCACCTGGAGACCctgaagagagagaacaagaaccTGCAAC AGGAGATCTCTGATCTAACTGAACAAATTGGTGAGAGTGGAAAAACAATTCATGAActggagaaaggaaaaaagatggTAGAGGCAGAGAAGTGTGAACTCCAGACTTCACTTGAAGAGGCAGAG GCTGCCCTGGAGCATGAGGAATCTAAGATTCTCCGTGTTCAACTGGAGCTCACCCAAGTCAAGGGTGAAGTTGACAGAAAACTGGCAGAGAAGGACGAGGAGATGGAGCAGATCAAGAGGAACAGCCAGAGAGTGATAGAGACCATGCAGACCACTTTGGATGCTGAGATCAGGAGCAGGAACGATGCCCTGAGGATCAAGAAGAAAATGGAGGGAGACCTCAATGAGATGGAGATTCAGCTGAGCCATGCCAACCGCCAGGCAGCTGAAGCCCAGAAGCAGCTGAGAAACGTGCAGGGACAGCTTAAG GATGCCCAGCTGCACCTTGACGATGCTGTTAGAGGTCAGGAGGAAATGAGGGAGCAGGTGGCCATGGTGGAGCGCAGGAACAACCTGATGCTGGCTGAGATCGAGGAGCTGAGAGCTGCACtggagcagacagagagaagcCGCAAGATAGCcgagcaggagctgctggatgcCAGCGAGCGCGTGGGCCTGCTGCACTCTCAG AACACCAGTCTCATCAACACCAAAAAGAAACTGGAGGCTGATCTCATCCAGATCCAAGGTGAGGTGGAGGATTCTGTACAGGAGGCAAGAAATGCTGAAGAAAAGGCCAAGAAGGCCATCACTGAT GCTGCCATGATGGCAGAAGAGCTGAAGAAAGAGCAGGACACCAGTTCTCATttggagaggatgaagaagaacctGGAGGTGACAGTGAAGGACCTGCAGCACCGCCTTGATGAAGCTGAGACTTTGGCCATGAAGGGTGGAAAGAAGCAGCTCCAGAAACTGGAGGCCCGG GTTCGAGAATTGGAGAGTGAAGTAGATGCTGAACAGAGACGTGGTGCTGATGCTATCAAGGGAGTGAGAAAATATGAGAGAAAAGTAAAGGAGCTCACATATCAg ActgaggaagacaggaagaataTTACCAGACTTCAGGATTTGGTGGACAAATTGCAGCTGAAAATGAAATCCTACAAGCGACAAGCTGAAGAAGCT GAGGAACAGGCCAActctcacctgtccaggtacAGGAAGGTGCAGCATGAGATGGAGGAGGCTGAAGAACGTGCCGATATTGCCGAGTCTCAAGTCAACAAGCTGAGAGCAAAGAGTCGGGAAATTGtcaag ACAAAGGACATGTAG